acctctaaaacggattctgatgtccccccctttgggtcgaacttttgggtaggggcaatttcaaatCTACCTGccgtgtcttgtggtggcttaaaaaaaacaacacaagcaattttacgatctgcaattgtgtcacagtgataatttcattttttaaaacggttgaataaaaaacccacacaactatgtttacgacatgcaaatgcatcacagtgatgccttggttttaaaagggggttgtaaaaacgctaatttctaataattttttttaatttcttttctattactaagttaaatttattttttcatttacatatgttctgactaaataaatttctaaagagaaaaataaactccaaaaagaaaaaacataggcatttcaaagtgggatttttcaaaatttgcccctacgaccaaaaggggggacatcagaattcgttttagaggtatgtctccttcggcaaagtttcttattttgatccctagaatatgattttcacagagcaatgggcgatttttttgcctatccacaaatcgacccggcctaatgtacttAAATAGCTATAATCAAAGCGATGTTGCCAAGTCGTGCATACTTCTGGGCAGACTAGATAAAAAATGTTGTATAGTCTTCAAAAAAAGACACTCACCCTCAGAAAAGTCGCCTTCAAACGCAATGCTGTCTTATTAAAgttgaaaagttgaaaaatttttatccAAACTAGAAATGCTAAAACTGCCATTAAATTCATATAATGCCTATTGAACCAACAAATAAAGTCCAAACTATGATATTCTGATTTTTTTTCCAGCGCACCCTTCAAGTAGTAATGTAAATAGACGGgatgaaaaatattataaatgAATGAGAGTACGATGAGCTGAAAAGGCATAAGTGATTATTTTATAAAAAGCgtgatatttatttaaataaccaAATACATGACATACAATTAAGATAACTGAATCCACCAGCTTCCAATagttaacaatttttttccaacctTCCCTTAATGTAGCACGCACTTCCTTAAATATATAGTACACTGAAATTAGGTAAAATATAATGGCCGCCAGTATGATCCAAACACTGCCAGTCCAAAGGGCATATTTTTGTATGACGTTAGCTTGTAATGATATAATAACACCACCGGTGACGGGAACTTCACCTAGTAttctaagaaaatgaaaaaaggtttatgattgatttcttctttttttttttaacgcccAAATGTAAGCAATGATTTTATTAATTGAATATCGACGGATGAGTGAAGGATCATCCTGTCTCTGCTGGCCGTTGAAATACGCGATATTTCCCAAAATGAAACTTGCCtcggaattttttgttttcgaaagtaCATTAACCTACATCCATTTCAAACTGATAAACTTATTTATGGAAAGAGCTCTTAGAGAAGacgcatttgaaaaaaatttgagatTGGATGTTTACATGAAAATTTCTCTATTGGCAGTAAAATGCCTTctcaatgtaaaaaaaaaatcctaaagcAGTATCGCAACAATGCAAATCGCCAGCCTAGAAAGAGCGTCTCATTCGACGATGTGGCATGTGTTAACTTACTTGACGTTATTGAAAAGATCCGTATTGCTGTTGAAAACTATAAATTCAAACACCATTAAACGTGTACCACGATCCAACCAATTACGTGCCTCTAATTCTTTGACTATGATCACAGAGCGCTCAAATTTACGATTCAAATTTTCTAAGAAACCTCCTCCCCAATATGTATGCATTCGTGCGTCAATAGGCTTTGTACCTAAATTGTGAGCTGATTTGTATTCTGACCTAAAATAAAGTAACGGAAAACAAAATTACATAACGCAACCTAATAGCATAACTTAACATAAAGATGACGTTGAACAACGAAACGATGCAAAATATAATCAAGCAAAAGTAATCGTTACATAACGTAACAtatcataacataacataaaataatataaataacgtAAAATAATACAACATAATTGACAGACAATAGTTAAGCAATTTTTTTACAGTGAACTGAACATTTCGTAAGGGGAATTCTTATTCAAAGAAATGGCTCACATTGGgttaaaatattccaaaaatatGGTAAATGCAGCTTTGGTAAACTCAGCTCTGTGACCAACTTGATATTAAACTAGAGATATTACGTTTTGGAACTTAATGTGTTACttcaataattaaatatttttaagttacttcaaaACTGTTGTGCTCAAAATTCGTTATCAACAACTTACTCTTCATGTTTGCCATCGGTCTTATGACTCCAAATAGTGTACACTGCATAACAAGTATTATTAAAACTTGCCATAAAACCTCTATCCACGCTACAATCTTCTTTCTCTACACGTAGTTGTCGTAAACGCGGTGTGCCCAATAAATAATTCTCATGCAAAATTGTTAGTTCATCTTTGGTGGATTGTGTATTAGTTTGGTTCTTATTTTCGTCTTCGTTCTCTTCGCGATCTGCTTCTTCAGCTTTATGTTCTTCATTTGCTTTCGATGATTCCAACACTTCTGGCACATAGATCTCTCTTAATTCCTGCCACCATTCATGATTTGTAAGGTGACGTTCGTAGATCATGAAGTGATGTTTTATCGCATGATTGAAATAATACAAATAGTGGTGACGTGATGCAACAGCAACTATGAGCGTATGGCGATACTTGTATTGCATGTGGCTCGACGTACTTTTTATGCAAATATTGACACTTACCCATTGTCGTCACCACGAGAAAGATAGCATATAGCAGTATAGACAATAGTGATTTTTTTATATTACTGGCACTGTCGTATTTTATACTTCGTTGAAAGTCCATATCAAATGCTTTTATCAGAATTGCTATAAAAAAGGCAAACAGCTGTTTATTAATATTCGTGGAAGACTAATATTAAAATTTCGTGTGTCAAAATATGTTGGATTTATCACAGAGttcaagaaattttaaaattgttctcAAGTGAAATATGAAATGAAGTACAGTGTGCTGCTTATAACTAAAATGTATGTACTTCACTTCATTGTGGTACACTATGCTTCACTTATGTAATTATTTCACAAACACGTCAAAGCAAACCAAAATGTTTCTTCGCATCTAGGTATATTACGACTTGGGGTATGACATTCGATTATAATCTGAATTTGGTTTGGCGCAAACCTGTTTTAGGGCTGTGACATCTTCAGTGCCGTTTTTCGTTAGTTTTGGcgaaaaatgaatataaaaaaaaaagagccACGaactttaaaaaacttcagaTACAATAATGGTTTCATACTATTTTAAGCTAAATTATACCAGTACTGAGAATAATGTCCGCTTATAAGGCTAAGggtgcatgtacatacataagtagcAGATTCACGCCAAGCTAGCTCTCACAACTCTCACCACGCTGTTTATGATGATTCAATCCCCAAACCAAATTCTGTATTTAAATTGTTGCCCAGAAATCGCGCCTGGCTATGAGCTTTTGAACAGCAAAGATTTTAGATTGAAACAGTTTCGAAACTTATAgatttaaatttaaagctaaatcccaacaaatgcaatttccttggCCCCGAAGTAACCTTCCTAGGCCATAAATGTACCTCGAAAGGCCTGCTGCCAAAT
The DNA window shown above is from Eurosta solidaginis isolate ZX-2024a chromosome 2, ASM4086904v1, whole genome shotgun sequence and carries:
- the LOC137241255 gene encoding polycystin-2-like protein 1, producing MDFQRSIKYDSASNIKKSLLSILLYAIFLVVTTMVAVASRHHYLYYFNHAIKHHFMIYERHLTNHEWWQELREIYVPEVLESSKANEEHKAEEADREENEDENKNQTNTQSTKDELTILHENYLLGTPRLRQLRVEKEDCSVDRGFMASFNNTCYAVYTIWSHKTDGKHEESEYKSAHNLGTKPIDARMHTYWGGGFLENLNRKFERSVIIVKELEARNWLDRGTRLMVFEFIVFNSNTDLFNNVKILGEVPVTGGVIISLQANVIQKYALWTGSVWIILAAIIFYLISVYYIFKEVRATLREGWKKIVNYWKLVDSVILILIVLSFIYNIFHPVYLHYYLKGALEKKSEYHSLDFICWFNRHYMNLMAVLAFLVWIKIFQLFNFNKTALRLKATFLRCYTDLLNFVGIFLILFFSYAILGMILFGHAHADFYSFPIAFWSVMRMVLTDFDYAGVEKANTIFAPLYFLSFIIVISFILINMFLAIIYDTFREVKKVDMQPDKQLHDFFDRYWDKGKISVRMALNKIGLFKPTQPSKRDEPLREVVSDNEPPFPPTPKPERKVKVPKNEILDNFFETVRNKRDAEQVEILSQHISALEEILDKMSDDLRRLEAESPDPSTQPARPWYSRAPQRSKVFVKRHK